The Ornithodoros turicata isolate Travis chromosome 7, ASM3712646v1, whole genome shotgun sequence genome includes a region encoding these proteins:
- the LOC135401085 gene encoding polycomb protein SCMH1-like: MSRRGSSAAHKPSCAWCEDNRKDLRYTITVGHARKEFCSEHCLNEFKRVYLKVACALCEIVIRGPSVHLEDNGVLREFCSTECLDRYRLSAMASDKPKVKPQHGIQYQYESSGYFDWDDYLKETNSQPAPSSCFKQHVDPPKNEFRVGMKLEAQDPRNITSTCIATVVGVQGPRLRLRLDGGDNKNDFWRLVDSSQIQPIGECERAGGMLQPPLGFRMNASSWPMFLLKTLSKADIAEAHAFKEEAPSPKTNEFTVGMKLEALDRKNPHLICPATVGAVKDDMIFVTFDGWRGAFDYWCRYDSRDIFPVGWSRKSGHPLQPPGNKGSKYKSRPGSSPAAASVGTPNIPPPPRVPSPRNPAGQPAAISPSTPASTRARAASSAQNSSHGSSSNGENTEQVKRVKSPNVLITEPDTSTVAKQNKTVCVFVNHQCSCGPYLNPQKIAQLPQQLGPGSMNRVLREAVQACVDCALVEKNVYNLLRRGEGKVIINATVDGQLQTCHLPAMDKVSSFWNYLENLFEELLCCENFYTAQPLEGGCTKCASKGPTKARVPDPTSKVEAPSTPVNTGTPSAAVKRRWSADVPVLATREQSPAQQPPASPSLRPPSAKIPSLQSHSTDTEASSTTSHPERPKPNLSSHPSEWGTEEVIRYIASVDAALAAHSELFRRHEIDGRALLLLNSDMMMKYMGLKLGPALKICNIIDKIKGKKAL, encoded by the exons ATGTCGAGGAGGGGGTCTTCTGCAGCACACAAACCCAGTTGCGCCTGGTGCGAAGACAACCGCAAAGATTTACGCTACACAATCACTGTGGGCCACGCTCGGAAAGAATTTTGTTCCGAGCATTGTCTCAACGAATTCAAGAGGGTCTACCTCAAG GTTGCATGCGCTCTGTGTGAGATAGTCATCCGTGGCCCATCCGTTCATTTAGAAGACAATGGAGTACTTCGTGAGTTCTGCAGCACAGAGTGCTTAGACAGATACAGACTCTCAGCAATGGCGTCAGACAAACCGAAGGTTAAGCCACAGCATGGCATTCAGTACCAGTACGAGAGTTCAG GGTACTTTGACTGGGATGACTACCTGAAGGAAACAAATTCGCAGCCTGCCCCATCTAGTTGTTTCAAACAG CATGTAGATCCTCCCAAAAACGAGTTCCGCGTGGGAATGAAACTAGAAGCACAAGACCCAAGGAACATAACGTCGACGTGCATCGCGACTGTAGTCGGCGTTCAAGGCCCAAGACTTCGTCTCCGGCTGGACGGAGGGGACAACAAGAATGACTTCTGGCGCCTGGTGGATTCGTCTCAAATCCAGCCCATCGGCGAATGCGAGCGTGCGGGAGGGATGCTGCAGCCTCCGCTGGGCTTTCGCATGAATGCTTCATCTTGGCCAATGTTTCTTCTGAAGACGCTCAGCAAAGCCGACATTGCTGAGGCACATGCCTTCAAGGAG GAAGCTCCGAGTCCAAAAACAAATGAGTTCACAGTGGGCATGAAGCTGGAGGCCCTGGACCGCAAAAACCCGCATCTGATCTGCCCGGCAACCGTGGGAGCAGTGAAAGACGACATGATATTCGTCACCTTTGATGGTTGGCGCGGTGCCTTTGACTACTGGTGTCGCTACGACTCACGGGACATCTTTCCCGTCGGCTGGTCCAGAAAGAGCGGTCACCCTCTACAGCCTCCAGGAAACAAAG GTTCCAAATACAAGTCACGTCCTGGCAGTAGTCCTGCTGCTGCGTCCGTGGGAACTCCCAACATACCTCCACCTCCTAGGGTACCCTCACCACGTAACCCTGCTGGGCAGCCAGCAGCTATTTCCCCATCCACTCCTGCGTCCACTAGGGCGAGGGCAGCGTCTTCTGCACAAAACTCAAGCCATGGGAGCTCCAGCAATGGAGAGAACACAGAACAAGTGAAGAGGGTCAAGTCACCGAATGTGCTGATCACGGAACCCGACACCAGCACCGTTGCAAAGCAGAACAAGACAG TGTGCGTGTTTGTAAACCATCAGTGTTCCTGTGGCCCTTACTTGAACCCACAAAAGATTGCACAACTTCCCCAGCAGTTGGGGCCAGGCTCCATGAACCGTGTGCTTAGGGAGGCTGTACAAGCTTGTGTAGACTGTGCTCTCGTGGAGAAGAATGTCTACAACTTACTTCGGCGAGGAGAAGGCAAAGTAATCATCAATG CAACTGTGGATGGCCAGCTGCAAACGTGTCATCTGCCAGCCATGGATAAAGTGTCCTCGTTTTGGAACTATCTGGAGAATCTCTTTGAGGAACTGCTCTGCTGTGAAAACTTCTACACTGCGCAACCTTTAGAAGGTGGATGTACCAAGTGTGCAAGTAAAGGACCCACCAAGGCACGAG TTCCTGACCCAACATCAAAAGTTGAAGCACCAAGCACACCCGTCAACACAGGCACACCATCTGCAGCAGTCAAGCGGCGTTGGTCGGCAGACGTTCCGGTACTTGCTACAAGAGAGCAGAGCCCAGCCCAACAGCCTCCGGCTTCCCCTTCGTTGAGACCACCTTCAGCTAAGATACCAAGCTTGCAAAGCCATTCCACTGACACTGAAG CCAGTTCTACGACAAGCCACCCAGAAAGACCAAAGCCAAACCTTTCTTCACACCCTTCGGAATGGGGAACTGAAGAGGTCATTCGATATATTGCCTCCGTTGATGCAGCACTTGCGGCGCATTCTGAACTCTTTCGGAGGCAT GAAATTGATGGCCGTGCGCTGCTGCTTCTGAACAGCGATATGATGATGAAATACATGGGTTTGAAACTGGGCCCTGCTCTCAAGATTTGCAACATCATCGACAAAATTAAAGGCAAAAAGGCCTTGTAG
- the LOC135401090 gene encoding NADH dehydrogenase [ubiquinone] 1 beta subcomplex subunit 4-like, with product MAYKQPSSIRVETELSPEEKRLVQERAKLRSALKKEYIRQLTDPHKHGEGGVLFDPAVQRFQSARASYYEYFRPTPKGYFKWMFACVIPIVAYAYLLKKDRDAFERKCRTGEIKYQDRMFKFV from the exons ATGGCGTATAAGCAGCCGTCCTCTATCCGTGTTGAAACAGAGTTAAGCCCAGAAGAAAAGCGCTTGGTACAAGAAAGGGCTAAACTTCGCAGTGCATTAAAAAAGGAATACATCAGACAGCTGACAGATCCACACAAGCATGGCGAAGGTGGAGTTTTG TTTGACCCAGCAGTCCAGAGGTTCCAGTCGGCTAGAGCAAGCTACTATGAGTACTTCAGACCTACACCGAAAGGGTATTTCAAGTGGATGTTTGCGTGTGTGATTCCAATTGTCGCGTATGCGTACCTTCTGAAGAAAGACAGG GATGCCTTTGAGAGAAAGTGCCGCACGGGAGAGATCAAGTATCAGGACAGGATGTTTAAATTTGTCTAG